From the genome of Virgibacillus siamensis, one region includes:
- a CDS encoding sodium/proline symporter has translation MDGNLIILLIGVAYLLVILVIGVYSMKHQKDMDTYYTGGRRFGPWLVALGVSSTTMSGYGFIGLTGLVYQNGYPVFMIGIFATAGIFVSFLILAKPMRKIAEKFGSMTIPDILEARYNSKAVRAITALAILGGAIGYQMAQYKALGNMLQTVLGVDYKIALFIGVAILTIYVVAGGMISALWTDFIQMIVMVVGALIVFIGGMNLVGGMTQLNNEISAINPDMVNAYHTAGPIGIFAFISYFFIYVIGHQGQPHVVSKFYMIRKVSMLKWACVIAASTYAITALLWFVGLYTKVMVQRGEMPAPTSPDLVAPLFIENFFHPAIAGIIFAAVMAAIMSTSEAFLLIASSSIVRDIYQQIIKKGEKLPQKKELALSRWLTLAVIALTFLLSLNPPDLVGWLGNASWGIFVASLVPVLSIGLYWKRATKTAAIWSSSLGLVFSIGLYILKVKGIYAPALDTGAIAFLISAAAFIGISLVTKQESSEVFKLVSKKNVS, from the coding sequence ATGGATGGGAATTTGATTATCTTATTGATTGGTGTTGCATATCTGTTGGTAATATTGGTCATCGGGGTGTATTCGATGAAGCACCAAAAGGATATGGATACCTATTACACCGGGGGAAGAAGGTTCGGACCATGGCTAGTGGCTCTGGGGGTTTCCTCCACAACGATGTCAGGCTATGGTTTTATCGGTCTGACCGGTCTCGTCTATCAGAATGGTTATCCGGTTTTTATGATTGGTATTTTTGCAACAGCAGGGATATTTGTCAGTTTTTTAATTTTAGCAAAGCCAATGCGCAAAATTGCTGAGAAATTTGGTTCGATGACTATTCCGGATATATTGGAAGCCAGATATAACAGTAAAGCAGTTCGGGCGATTACAGCACTTGCCATTCTTGGCGGTGCGATCGGTTATCAGATGGCCCAATACAAAGCATTGGGCAACATGCTGCAGACAGTTTTGGGTGTTGATTATAAGATAGCTTTGTTTATCGGTGTTGCGATTCTGACCATCTATGTGGTAGCAGGTGGAATGATTAGTGCATTGTGGACGGATTTCATTCAGATGATTGTTATGGTTGTCGGGGCTTTAATTGTTTTCATTGGCGGGATGAATCTTGTTGGCGGTATGACGCAATTGAATAATGAAATTTCGGCAATCAACCCGGATATGGTCAATGCATATCATACAGCCGGACCAATTGGAATCTTTGCGTTTATTTCCTACTTTTTTATTTATGTCATTGGTCATCAGGGACAGCCGCATGTTGTATCAAAGTTTTATATGATTCGGAAGGTTTCCATGCTGAAATGGGCCTGTGTGATTGCTGCGTCAACTTATGCGATTACTGCGTTGCTATGGTTTGTAGGTTTATATACAAAAGTCATGGTTCAGCGCGGGGAAATGCCTGCTCCAACGTCACCTGACCTTGTGGCGCCTTTGTTTATCGAAAATTTTTTTCATCCAGCAATAGCAGGAATTATTTTTGCTGCGGTAATGGCCGCAATCATGTCGACTAGTGAAGCATTCTTGCTGATTGCAAGTTCTTCCATTGTACGGGATATTTATCAGCAAATTATTAAAAAGGGTGAAAAATTGCCGCAGAAAAAAGAGTTAGCCCTCTCCAGATGGTTAACCTTGGCAGTTATTGCGCTGACTTTTTTGCTGTCACTGAATCCGCCTGATCTGGTCGGCTGGTTGGGGAACGCTTCATGGGGTATATTTGTTGCTTCACTCGTACCGGTCTTAAGTATCGGGCTCTATTGGAAGCGGGCAACAAAAACTGCAGCAATCTGGTCATCATCCTTGGGGTTGGTGTTCAGTATTGGACTATACATCCTGAAGGTTAAAGGGATCTATGCACCAGCGCTGGATACCGGTGCCATTGCCTTTCTCATATCCGCAGCAGCATTCATAGGCATCTCGCTCGTGACGAAGCAAGAGTCCAGTGAAGTGTTTAAACTGGTATCGAAGAAAAACGTTTCATAA
- a CDS encoding class I adenylate-forming enzyme family protein, translating into MDIGYMTSGVMKHGSKKQQQKIAVQLENGTKWSYEELDRISNQYANRLKELGVEKGDRVGILLYNCLEYFGLYFAAAKIGAIAVRLNFRLTSHEFEYVLNDSGVKVLCFHSALSDTINEIKDMVKVEEYICLPNKNQHAPEWALDWETMNKAAAMEVNTDAIQMEDPVMLMYTSGTTGRPKGAVWTHANTYWFSMMQIMKWNFTGKEIGMTTGPLYHVGAMEDTALPIIMAGGTLVISKSGGFDINRIMQVMERQGVTDCFMYPFMIYEMLQAENDSIKLETLKHIYTGGDSLMPWSVEQMSVRFPHIGISQVYGLTEGTPIAASLDAEDIFTKGHTVGKPLPLTDIKIVDPDKNILGTDEIGEIAVRSPVVSNVYWKKPEATAETFVDGWCFTGDLGCFDEDGYLSIAGRKKDMIRSGGENIYAAEIEDVLMRHDKVIDASIIGVPDPKFIETVCAIIVKKEGVELTKQEVVDHCKNFVASYKKPRKVIFVEELPRTPSGKVQKYILRSQYGDGAGMNI; encoded by the coding sequence ATGGATATTGGTTATATGACAAGCGGGGTTATGAAGCATGGCAGTAAAAAACAGCAGCAGAAAATCGCTGTACAACTGGAAAACGGTACAAAGTGGTCGTACGAAGAACTCGATCGGATCTCAAACCAATACGCAAACAGGTTAAAGGAACTGGGCGTTGAAAAGGGAGATCGTGTTGGAATTTTATTGTATAACTGTCTGGAATATTTCGGGCTCTATTTTGCCGCAGCAAAAATTGGTGCAATTGCAGTCAGATTAAATTTTCGATTGACCAGCCATGAATTTGAGTATGTATTGAATGACTCCGGGGTAAAGGTTTTATGCTTTCATTCCGCACTTTCAGACACCATAAATGAAATTAAGGATATGGTGAAAGTTGAAGAATATATATGTCTGCCAAATAAAAATCAGCATGCACCGGAATGGGCATTGGACTGGGAAACGATGAATAAAGCAGCAGCTATGGAAGTTAATACTGACGCTATTCAAATGGAAGACCCGGTTATGCTGATGTATACTTCGGGAACAACAGGCAGGCCAAAAGGTGCGGTATGGACACATGCCAATACATATTGGTTTTCGATGATGCAGATTATGAAATGGAATTTTACGGGAAAGGAAATCGGGATGACCACCGGACCGCTATACCATGTCGGTGCAATGGAAGATACTGCACTTCCCATCATCATGGCAGGTGGAACATTGGTTATATCGAAGAGTGGGGGTTTTGACATAAACCGAATCATGCAGGTAATGGAAAGACAGGGTGTGACAGATTGTTTCATGTATCCATTTATGATTTATGAAATGCTGCAGGCCGAAAATGATTCTATAAAACTGGAAACATTGAAACATATATATACCGGCGGAGATTCGCTTATGCCCTGGTCGGTTGAACAAATGAGTGTACGTTTTCCGCATATCGGAATTAGTCAGGTGTATGGTTTGACGGAGGGTACACCAATTGCCGCCTCCCTTGATGCAGAAGATATTTTTACAAAGGGGCATACAGTTGGAAAGCCGCTCCCTCTTACGGATATTAAAATTGTTGATCCGGATAAAAACATATTGGGAACTGATGAAATCGGTGAAATAGCGGTCAGGAGTCCGGTCGTTTCCAATGTCTACTGGAAAAAACCGGAAGCAACAGCGGAAACGTTTGTCGATGGCTGGTGTTTTACCGGGGATTTGGGATGTTTTGATGAGGATGGTTATCTATCAATAGCTGGCAGGAAAAAAGATATGATTCGAAGCGGTGGTGAAAATATTTATGCAGCTGAAATTGAAGACGTACTGATGCGGCATGACAAAGTAATCGATGCATCCATCATTGGTGTCCCTGATCCTAAATTTATTGAAACGGTTTGTGCCATCATCGTTAAAAAAGAAGGAGTTGAGCTGACAAAACAGGAGGTGGTGGACCACTGTAAAAATTTTGTTGCCAGTTACAAGAAACCGCGTAAAGTAATTTTTGTTGAAGAACTGCCACGCACACCGTCCGGGAAAGTCCAAAAATATATTTTGCGAAGTCAGTATGGTGATGGGGCAGGGATGAATATATAA
- a CDS encoding sigma-54 interaction domain-containing protein has protein sequence MVGAVNFFREEVVKSFFDRVYDGVVIVDCDGIIQYMNSKYCEFLQVNETDVIDTHVDMVIDNTRMHIVAKTGKEEINDLQFLQGDYVVANRIPIHDNGKLIGAIGTVVFDDLEKWQKMNVHIKKLLSELEFYRKEWNETNGAHYSLQDLVGISPEIDRLKEQVVKLAGGNISVFIRGESGTGKELISHSIHQLSNRSRKQFVKVNCSSIPEHLLESELFGYVEGAFTGAKKGGKMGKFKFADGGTIFLDEIGDMSEYMQVKLLRVLQEKEYEPVGALYSEKVDVRVITATNRPIEKMIERGEFREDLFYRINAAQLILPPLRERREDLNILARHFLKKVTARMNKRVGKIEKDALALINNYHWPGNIRELENAIEVAVHLCEGDTIDVKSLPAYLKNDVSSGKNNTLKQQLDEKERQIIEEALKQHQYDKLKTAESLGIGKSSLYDKINRHKITY, from the coding sequence GTGGTTGGTGCGGTGAATTTTTTCAGGGAAGAGGTTGTTAAAAGTTTTTTTGATCGGGTTTATGACGGTGTAGTCATCGTTGATTGCGACGGTATTATTCAATATATGAACAGCAAGTATTGTGAATTTCTTCAGGTAAATGAAACGGATGTTATTGATACACATGTGGATATGGTTATTGATAATACCAGAATGCATATTGTTGCTAAAACAGGCAAGGAAGAGATCAATGACCTGCAATTTTTGCAAGGGGATTATGTGGTCGCGAACCGCATACCAATTCATGATAATGGGAAACTAATCGGTGCAATCGGTACTGTTGTTTTTGATGATCTGGAAAAATGGCAAAAGATGAATGTACATATTAAGAAGCTTCTTTCGGAATTGGAGTTTTACCGAAAAGAGTGGAATGAAACCAATGGTGCTCATTATTCACTTCAGGATCTGGTTGGTATATCGCCGGAAATTGACCGGCTGAAGGAACAGGTTGTAAAACTTGCCGGCGGGAATATTTCGGTATTCATTCGCGGGGAGAGCGGAACGGGAAAAGAACTCATTTCCCATAGTATTCATCAGTTAAGTAATCGCAGCCGTAAACAATTTGTTAAAGTGAATTGCAGTTCCATACCGGAGCATCTTCTTGAATCGGAATTGTTCGGATATGTGGAAGGAGCATTCACCGGAGCAAAAAAAGGTGGAAAGATGGGGAAATTTAAATTTGCCGATGGCGGCACAATCTTTCTTGACGAAATTGGCGATATGTCGGAATATATGCAGGTAAAATTACTCCGGGTCCTTCAGGAGAAAGAATATGAACCTGTCGGAGCTCTATATTCCGAAAAAGTGGATGTACGGGTGATTACTGCGACGAACCGCCCGATTGAAAAAATGATTGAGCGCGGTGAATTTCGGGAAGATCTCTTTTATCGAATTAATGCTGCTCAGTTAATTTTGCCGCCATTACGCGAACGGAGGGAAGATCTTAACATACTGGCCCGCCACTTTTTGAAAAAGGTAACAGCAAGAATGAACAAACGTGTAGGCAAAATTGAAAAAGACGCATTAGCATTAATTAACAATTATCATTGGCCCGGGAATATACGGGAGCTTGAGAATGCAATTGAAGTAGCCGTTCATTTGTGTGAAGGAGATACAATTGATGTTAAGTCTTTACCCGCCTATTTAAAAAATGATGTGTCATCCGGAAAAAACAATACGCTGAAACAGCAACTTGACGAAAAGGAAAGGCAAATAATTGAAGAGGCATTGAAGCAGCATCAATACGATAAACTAAAAACTGCGGAAAGTCTTGGGATCGGTAAATCAAGCTTGTATGACAAGATTAATCGGCATAAAATTACGTATTAG
- a CDS encoding chromate transporter produces the protein MLYWHIFLAFFIPGILGYGGGPASIPLVENEVVQRYGWMTIQEFSEVLALGNALPGPISTKMAGYIGYEVGGIPGAIIGVFATVAPSLILMIALLGVLYKYKDSPKVQRLTMYVRPVIALLLGIMAWNFFAESYQGIGIWQTALLIAVSYLLLEQVKLHPAFVIAGALVYGGFFL, from the coding sequence ATACTGTACTGGCATATTTTCCTGGCATTTTTCATTCCGGGAATTCTCGGTTATGGCGGAGGGCCCGCTTCGATTCCGCTCGTCGAAAATGAAGTGGTTCAGCGTTATGGTTGGATGACCATTCAGGAATTCAGTGAGGTGCTTGCACTTGGAAATGCACTGCCAGGCCCGATTTCCACGAAGATGGCAGGCTACATCGGATATGAAGTCGGCGGTATCCCGGGTGCAATTATAGGTGTGTTCGCCACGGTGGCACCATCACTAATCCTAATGATTGCGTTATTGGGTGTACTTTATAAATATAAGGATTCGCCGAAAGTCCAGCGTCTGACCATGTATGTACGTCCGGTTATTGCACTGCTGCTTGGCATCATGGCATGGAACTTCTTTGCAGAATCCTATCAGGGCATTGGAATCTGGCAGACAGCTCTATTGATTGCTGTAAGCTACTTGCTGCTCGAACAAGTCAAACTCCACCCCGCATTTGTCATAGCAGGCGCGCTCGTGTATGGCGGCTTTTTCCTATGA
- a CDS encoding chromate transporter translates to MKTQWNLFIAFFRVGMLGYGGGPGSIPLIHVETVKKYKWVTDEEFGDILALCNTLPGPIITKMAGYIGHRNSGFLGMLNAVIASILPTILLMIILLTTLSSFKDFDWVKGMTAAVIPVVGVMLAVLTWQFLNKAGKGLGWVKTIGMSIVILIVLQLGVHPGIVIGALLILALVQKDKGSDESGKTRKGAES, encoded by the coding sequence GTGAAAACACAATGGAATTTATTTATTGCTTTTTTTAGGGTAGGTATGCTTGGATATGGCGGCGGACCAGGGTCAATCCCATTGATTCATGTTGAAACAGTAAAAAAATATAAATGGGTGACCGATGAGGAATTTGGTGACATATTGGCACTATGCAACACGTTGCCGGGACCTATCATTACGAAGATGGCTGGTTATATCGGGCATCGCAATTCTGGTTTTCTCGGAATGCTTAATGCAGTGATTGCTTCGATTCTGCCAACCATATTATTAATGATTATATTATTGACTACGTTATCGTCATTTAAAGATTTTGATTGGGTGAAGGGTATGACTGCTGCTGTCATACCTGTTGTCGGTGTTATGCTGGCCGTGCTAACCTGGCAGTTTTTGAACAAGGCAGGTAAAGGTCTTGGCTGGGTGAAAACAATTGGGATGTCGATTGTTATCCTGATTGTCCTGCAGTTAGGTGTTCATCCCGGGATTGTTATTGGGGCGCTTTTAATTCTGGCATTGGTACAGAAGGATAAAGGCAGTGATGAGAGCGGGAAAACAAGGAAAGGAGCGGAATCATGA
- a CDS encoding gamma-glutamyltransferase family protein, whose amino-acid sequence MNSFTHQAHPYPVNRNATYANNGMVATSQPLAAQAGLDILKKGGNAVDAAIATAACLTVVEPTSNGIGGDAFALVWINDELHGLNASGKSPKSISLDEVKNAGYDKVPQYGWLPVTVPGAPGAWAELSRRFGKLPLTDVMEPAINYAEEGFPISPTLGKYWKKAYDTFSRELTGSVFSNWFDTFAPKGRAPRVGEIWSSKDHADTLRSIAETNAESFYRGELAEKMDSFAGKTGGYLAAGDLADYKPEWVKPIKVNYRGYDVWEIPPNGQGIIALQALNILGGFQFGEKDTVNTYHKQFEAMKLAFSDGYEHVTEEKDMRYTADEILSDEYGDLRRSEISETALRPKAGEPASSGTVYLAAADNDGNMVSFIQSNYKGFGSGLVVPGTGIALQNRGCEFSLDANRVNALRGGKRTYHTIIPGFLTKDNNPIGPFGVMGGYMQPQGHVQVVMNMIDFHLNPQAALDAPRWQWIKDKKVDVENRFPHHIAQGLAEKGHDIQIQIEPNSFGRGQIILRDPETGVLIGGTESRTDGAIASW is encoded by the coding sequence ATGAATTCTTTTACACATCAGGCTCATCCTTATCCGGTTAATCGAAATGCAACATATGCAAATAATGGGATGGTTGCTACATCCCAGCCATTAGCAGCTCAAGCTGGATTGGATATTTTAAAGAAGGGTGGAAATGCGGTGGATGCAGCAATTGCGACTGCAGCCTGTCTCACAGTAGTTGAGCCGACATCGAATGGAATTGGCGGAGATGCATTTGCGCTTGTTTGGATAAATGATGAGCTGCATGGCCTGAATGCGAGCGGTAAATCCCCAAAAAGTATCTCGCTCGATGAGGTTAAAAATGCAGGATATGATAAAGTGCCACAATATGGATGGCTGCCGGTTACAGTTCCCGGTGCGCCCGGGGCCTGGGCGGAACTATCCAGGCGATTCGGAAAACTGCCGCTGACTGATGTGATGGAACCCGCAATAAATTATGCGGAAGAAGGATTCCCTATTTCCCCGACACTGGGAAAGTATTGGAAAAAAGCATATGATACATTCAGCAGGGAGTTAACGGGTTCTGTTTTTTCGAATTGGTTTGATACATTTGCACCAAAAGGAAGGGCGCCACGGGTAGGAGAAATATGGTCGTCAAAAGATCATGCAGATACACTGCGATCCATTGCTGAAACAAATGCTGAATCATTTTACCGCGGTGAACTGGCAGAAAAGATGGATTCTTTTGCGGGAAAAACAGGTGGATATTTGGCTGCCGGGGATCTTGCTGATTATAAACCGGAATGGGTAAAGCCAATTAAAGTTAACTATCGGGGATATGATGTATGGGAAATACCTCCAAATGGCCAGGGCATTATTGCACTTCAGGCACTTAATATCCTTGGGGGATTTCAGTTTGGCGAAAAGGATACAGTGAATACATATCATAAACAATTTGAGGCAATGAAGCTGGCGTTTTCAGATGGTTATGAACATGTAACGGAAGAAAAAGATATGCGGTATACAGCGGATGAAATTTTATCTGATGAATATGGTGATTTGAGAAGAAGTGAGATTAGCGAGACAGCGTTGCGGCCAAAAGCCGGTGAACCCGCATCCAGCGGGACAGTATATTTGGCTGCTGCTGATAACGATGGAAATATGGTTTCCTTTATTCAAAGTAACTATAAAGGATTCGGCTCCGGACTAGTTGTTCCCGGTACAGGGATCGCCCTGCAAAATCGCGGTTGTGAGTTTTCTCTGGATGCAAATCGTGTGAATGCTTTAAGAGGCGGCAAGCGCACTTATCATACGATTATTCCGGGATTTTTAACAAAAGATAATAATCCGATTGGTCCGTTTGGTGTTATGGGTGGATATATGCAGCCGCAGGGACATGTTCAAGTCGTTATGAATATGATTGATTTCCATTTAAATCCGCAGGCAGCATTGGATGCACCAAGATGGCAGTGGATAAAAGATAAAAAAGTGGATGTTGAAAATCGCTTCCCGCATCATATCGCACAAGGATTGGCTGAAAAAGGGCATGACATTCAGATTCAGATTGAGCCAAACAGCTTTGGACGCGGGCAAATTATTTTAAGAGATCCGGAAACGGGTGTCTTGATTGGTGGTACTGAATCGCGAACGGACGGAGCAATTGCAAGTTGGTAG
- a CDS encoding Lrp/AsnC family transcriptional regulator translates to MSLDNTDKKIIEELVEDGRISYVDLAEKVGVSRVAVKDRIQSLIDKGIIEKFTVSINSEKIGKKVSAFFEVDVEPKQLQEVAQNLADNPSVASIYQMTGPSTLHTHVLVEDFNKLETFINNELYSVQGITRVESSVLLKRFKSRTGYKL, encoded by the coding sequence ATGAGTCTTGATAATACAGACAAGAAAATTATAGAAGAATTAGTAGAAGACGGAAGGATTTCATATGTCGATTTAGCAGAAAAAGTGGGGGTATCCCGTGTTGCTGTTAAGGATAGAATCCAGAGTCTTATCGATAAAGGAATCATTGAAAAATTTACCGTTTCCATTAACTCCGAAAAAATTGGTAAAAAGGTTTCTGCTTTTTTCGAAGTGGATGTGGAACCGAAACAACTGCAGGAAGTAGCACAAAATCTGGCCGACAACCCAAGCGTAGCCAGTATTTATCAAATGACAGGTCCCAGTACACTCCATACACATGTGTTAGTAGAAGATTTTAACAAGCTGGAAACCTTTATCAATAATGAACTTTATTCTGTACAGGGGATTACAAGAGTTGAAAGTTCTGTGCTTTTAAAACGGTTTAAAAGCAGAACAGGCTACAAATTGTAA
- the lhgO gene encoding L-2-hydroxyglutarate oxidase — protein sequence MTYDYAIIGGGIIGLSVGMELTKKHPDASVIILEKESGISLHQTGRNSGVIHSGIYYKPGSLKAELARQGNKQLVDFCKEYQIPHKISGKVIAAASEAEIPLLEKLYQRGLENQLAVRKISTEELRQAEPHVNGIAAIKVPSTGIVDYKKVAEQFSAIIAENGGEISLDTEVQDISFKQSHVEISTNKGAFESRFLINCAGLFSDRIAQMANIRPDLKIVPFRGEYYELKPEKRHLVKNLVYPVPNPDFPFLGVHFTRMIDGRVLVGPNAVFSFKREGYKKSDFQLKDFVEGLTYPGFLKLASGNLSEGLKEMVRSYSKKAFIKEVQRFVPEIAIDDLIPAQAGVRAQALNREGNLLDDFAIIHDRRALHVCNAPSPAATASIEIGKKVVQMMEQGNS from the coding sequence TTGACGTATGACTATGCAATTATTGGTGGAGGAATTATCGGCCTGTCTGTTGGCATGGAACTAACCAAAAAGCATCCGGATGCCTCGGTTATTATTTTGGAAAAAGAATCCGGGATTTCGCTTCACCAGACAGGTAGAAACAGCGGTGTTATTCATTCAGGGATATACTACAAACCGGGCAGTTTAAAAGCGGAACTGGCTCGACAGGGAAATAAGCAATTAGTGGACTTTTGCAAAGAATACCAAATTCCACATAAGATTTCAGGAAAAGTCATTGCTGCTGCCAGTGAAGCGGAAATTCCACTGTTGGAAAAGTTGTATCAACGCGGATTGGAAAACCAGCTCGCAGTTAGGAAAATATCAACAGAAGAATTACGGCAGGCTGAACCGCACGTCAATGGGATTGCAGCAATTAAAGTTCCAAGTACGGGTATTGTGGATTACAAGAAAGTTGCGGAACAGTTCAGTGCTATTATTGCCGAAAATGGCGGAGAAATTTCATTGGATACCGAGGTGCAGGATATCTCGTTTAAACAGAGTCATGTTGAAATTTCAACAAATAAGGGTGCTTTTGAGAGTCGTTTTCTTATTAACTGTGCCGGGTTATTCAGTGACCGGATTGCTCAAATGGCCAATATTCGGCCGGACTTAAAAATTGTCCCTTTCCGAGGGGAGTATTATGAATTGAAACCTGAGAAGCGACATCTTGTAAAAAATCTGGTTTATCCGGTTCCGAATCCTGACTTTCCGTTTCTCGGTGTTCATTTTACCAGAATGATAGATGGAAGGGTACTTGTGGGTCCAAATGCTGTTTTCAGCTTTAAACGTGAGGGATATAAAAAATCTGATTTTCAATTAAAAGACTTCGTTGAAGGGCTCACATATCCGGGATTTCTTAAATTGGCGAGTGGAAATCTGTCCGAAGGGTTAAAAGAAATGGTTCGTTCGTACAGTAAGAAAGCTTTCATTAAAGAGGTTCAGCGGTTTGTTCCGGAGATTGCCATAGATGATCTGATTCCCGCACAGGCTGGTGTACGTGCACAGGCCCTGAATCGGGAAGGAAATTTGCTCGACGATTTTGCGATCATTCATGACAGACGTGCATTGCATGTTTGTAATGCTCCATCCCCGGCGGCAACTGCCAGCATTGAAATCGGAAAAAAAGTCGTGCAGATGATGGAGCAAGGAAATTCATAA
- a CDS encoding Nramp family divalent metal transporter, with the protein MSSEQGVNYQPSTSPEAPIPPGTFKAKLKSVGPGFVTAATGVGTGDLIAALVAGAGFGTTLLWAIIIGSIFKYFFTEGMGRWQLATGRTILEGWHSLGKWATGYFGVYSVLWGFSYGAAAMSTSAIMMVTMFPIMPLWAWAIIHGLAGMTLVLTGKYKLFENIMTIMIGIMFVTIVGSAVIIMPEIGNILSGLVPSTGDSSLLLVMGLLGGVGGTITMASYGYWVREKKWEGKRWIPMMKLDTATGYVITAIFTVSLLIVGAEFLYGTGIEINGEEGLVTLSNLFEAEFGTVARWMFLIGAWSAAFSSLLGVWNGVPYLFADFVRILKAKGKRPDKPVSEKDPAYRAYLLWLTFPPMLILFFGKPVFIVILYGALGALFMPFLAISLMWLLNSKAVDKDFKNGWLANAVLTACVLLFGYLGVIELFNMF; encoded by the coding sequence ATGAGTTCAGAACAAGGGGTTAATTATCAACCATCAACTTCCCCGGAAGCGCCGATTCCACCGGGTACATTTAAGGCAAAGCTAAAATCAGTGGGGCCGGGGTTTGTGACAGCTGCCACAGGTGTTGGAACGGGTGACCTGATTGCCGCGCTTGTGGCGGGGGCAGGTTTTGGTACAACGTTATTATGGGCAATTATCATCGGATCAATTTTTAAGTATTTTTTTACGGAAGGCATGGGGAGATGGCAACTGGCAACAGGCAGGACGATCTTGGAAGGCTGGCACTCACTAGGTAAGTGGGCAACAGGGTATTTTGGTGTTTATTCTGTTTTATGGGGCTTTAGCTATGGCGCTGCGGCGATGTCGACAAGTGCGATCATGATGGTGACGATGTTCCCGATTATGCCGTTATGGGCCTGGGCGATTATCCATGGACTTGCGGGGATGACGCTTGTTTTAACAGGGAAGTACAAACTGTTTGAGAATATCATGACGATAATGATTGGTATCATGTTTGTAACGATTGTGGGATCGGCAGTTATTATAATGCCGGAAATCGGAAATATTTTAAGTGGCTTGGTGCCGAGTACTGGTGACAGTTCACTTCTCTTAGTTATGGGGCTGCTTGGCGGTGTCGGCGGTACCATTACAATGGCTTCCTATGGATATTGGGTCCGTGAAAAGAAATGGGAAGGTAAGCGGTGGATACCGATGATGAAATTGGATACCGCCACTGGTTATGTGATTACAGCAATTTTTACTGTATCGTTATTGATCGTTGGTGCGGAGTTTCTGTATGGAACAGGTATTGAAATCAATGGTGAAGAAGGACTGGTCACACTATCAAATTTGTTTGAAGCTGAATTTGGAACGGTGGCGCGCTGGATGTTCCTGATTGGTGCATGGTCTGCAGCATTTTCATCTTTATTGGGTGTCTGGAATGGCGTTCCGTATTTGTTTGCAGACTTCGTTCGGATATTGAAGGCAAAAGGGAAACGACCAGACAAACCGGTATCGGAAAAAGATCCGGCGTATCGTGCATATTTGCTGTGGCTGACGTTTCCGCCGATGCTGATTTTATTCTTTGGCAAACCAGTGTTTATCGTTATTTTATATGGCGCTCTTGGGGCATTGTTCATGCCATTTCTGGCGATTTCACTCATGTGGCTGTTGAATTCAAAAGCGGTGGATAAGGACTTCAAAAACGGGTGGCTTGCTAATGCTGTATTGACCGCCTGTGTCCTATTATTTGGTTATCTGGGAGTTATTGAACTGTTTAACATGTTTTAA